CTGTCGACCGGCACCGTCTCGAGATGCTCGATCAGTGTCGGGCCCTGATACCAGGCCATGCGTTCGGAGCGCGCCGAGACATTGTCGCCGAAGCGCGCCGACATCGGGATGGGTGCGATGCTTTCGAAGCCGAGATCGCGGGCGAAATCGCGATATTCGGCAACGATGCGATCGAAGGTGACGCGGTCGAAGTCGACCAGGTCGATCTTGTTCACCGCCAGCGCGATGTGGCGGATGCCGAGCAGCGAGGCGATGATGGAGTGGCGCCGGGTCTGGCGCAGCACGCCCTGGCGCGCGTCGATCAGCACGATGGCGAGATCGGCGGTGGAGGCGCCGGTCGCCATGTTGCGCGTATATTGTTCGTGGCCGGGCGTGTCGGCGACGATGAATTTGCGCTTCGGCGTGGCGAAGAAGCGGTAGGCGACATCGATGGTGATGCCCTGCTCCCGCTCGGCCTCCAGGCCGTCGACCAGAAGCGCGAAATCGATATCCTCGCCGGTGGTGCCGTGCTTGCGGGAATCGCGCTCAAGGGCTGCGAGCTGGTCCTCGAAGATCTGCTTGGTGTCGGACAGAAGGCGACCGATCAGCGTCGACTTGCCGTCGTCCACCGAACCGCAGGTGAGGAAGCGCAGCAGCGACTTCTTCTCCTGCGCGGCCAGATAGTCGCGCACGTCGCTGCTGGGCGCCAGGGTTTTTGCCGGTACATGACGCATCGTCAAAAATAACCCTCGCGCTTCTTCTTTTCCATCGAGCCCGCTTCGTCGCGGTCGATCAGGCGGCCCTGGCGCTCGGAAGTGCGCGCCGTCAGCATCTCGCCGACGATGGCTTCCAACGTGTCGGCGTCGGACTCGATGGCGCCGGTCAGCGGATAGCAGCCCAGCGTGCGGAAGCGCACCAGACGGTTTTCCACCGTCTCGCCGGGCCTCAGCTTCATGCGGTCGTCGTCCTTCAGGATCAGCATGCCGTCGCGTTCCACAACCGGCCGCTCCTTGGCGAAGTAGAGCGGCACGATCGGGATATCTTCCTGGAGGATGTACTGCCAGATGTCGAGCTCGGTCCAGTTGGAGAGCGGAAAGACGCGGATCGATTCACCGGCGGCGATGCGGGTGTTGTAGATGTTCCACATTTCCGGCCGCTGGTTCTTCGGGTCCCAGGCGTGGGCGGCGTTGCGGAAAGAGAAGATGCGCTCCTTGGCGCGCGATTTCTCCTCGTCGCGGCGGGCGCCGCCGAAGGCCGCGTCAAAACCGTATTTGTCGAGCGCCTGGCGCAGCCCAACCGTCTTCATGACGTGGGTGTGCACGTTCGAACCGTGGTCGAACGGGTTGATGTTGTCGCGCACGCCGTCCTCGTTGACGTGCACCAAAAGGTCGAAGCCGAGCTTTTCCGCCATGTGATCGCGAAAGGCGATCATCTCGCGGAACTTCCAGGTGGTGTCGACATGCAGGAAGGGAAATGGCGGCTTGGCCGGATAAAAGGCCTTCATCGCCAGGTGCATTAGCACCGAGGAATCCTTGCCGACCGAATAAAGCATGACCGGCTTGGAGAAATTCGCCGCGACCTCGCGGAAGATATGGATGGACTCGGCTTCCAACCGCTGGAGATGGGTGAGTGCCATGTTCATCGATTGGGTCTCTGGTCGCCGCGGCCCCGCCACGGGATAGATAGGAACGAACAACCGCTGGCGGAACAAGCTGTCGCGGTTCTTGGCCGGCTGCCGAACCTGTCACCTTCTAACGGTAGAAACCGCTGTCGCCAACATTGCCAAGGCTCTTTCGCCTTGCGCAATGAGTTGAATTTTTCGCGCAAATGGCCGTTCTTGGAAATTCTCTACGGCCTGACGTGCGCGAGCACTGCCTGCTTCGATTGGATCGTTCTGTTTCCACGATGACGCGGCGTCCGCGCCGCCGCGGATCAGGGCAAGCGAACAAGGCCGGCATCAGCCTTCCCCTCTTCTACGGGGTGCATCTGTCCCCGCTTGGCAGGGAGCGGGCCGTAGGGACGGGCCAGCACGCCGCCCCTCCCCGTTCACGGGAGAGCTATCGCACATGGTTTCAAGATGGGTGCAGAGGCTCCTCGTCATTCCCGACCTCGTGAGCGACGAAGGAGCGGAGAGTGTCGGGAATCCATGCCGTGACCGAGGAACTGCAAAAAAAATGCTGGAGGGCAGGGCGAACTCTACATTTTTCAGTTTTCCCGTCTGGAGGGCCCATGACGGAGATGTTCCGGCATGAATTCCCGACACTCTCCGGTCGCTTCGCTCCCTCACGAGGTCGGGAATGACGAGCTTCAACCGCCCGACGCCAAGATTGGCAGCCGCCATATGCCATTGCCCTGTCGTTCGCAGGAGTATCGCACGCGGCACACCAGAAGCGGGATAGGCACCCCATCCCCCGTCAGACCCAGACACCACAGACCGAGATGGTGGTCGCTCCCAGCGTGTTGGCGCCATTGCCGTCCTCGCGCACATAAACGAGGTTCGAGTTCGAAACCGGTGACAATTGCGTGGTGGGCACGATGTGCATGGTGGTGTTGACCGCGCCGTCGGACAGGCTGTTGCCGCCGAAAAACGACCCCGCGCCGGTATCGCGCGACAAGAGAACGCCGACCCTTGTGCCGATGCCCTGCACATCGCATCTGAACGTGATCGCCGCCTGGCGGAACACGGCGCCCAACTGGTTCTGCAGCATGGGCGAGATATCCAGCGCATAGCCACGGGTAAAGCCGGCGGGAACACCAGGCCGGCCGGCAATATCGCCAAGCTGGACAACTTCCCCGGCCACCCATCCCGCCACGTCCGCGGCGCTGGTGACCTGAAGCTGGTTGGCGGCCGGGTTCCACTTGATCCACGCCGGCTGCGCTGCCGCCTTGGAGACATTCCACACCCTGACATAGGAGACGTCGCGCATCGTGGTGTCGAAGAACAGGTCTGCGTCGTTGGCGGCCAGCGTCAGCACGCTTCCGGCGACCGCCGACAACGTCGCCTGGCGCGGATCCTGGCTGCGGGTGCGCGAAAGCCGCAAGATCGACACCTGCCCATCGCCGCCGGGCGTCAGGATCATGCCGCTCAGTGGCTTGCGCGTCGCGGCATGCTCGACGCCGGCCGGAAATCGCACCGCGCCCGTGCCCTTGTCGGCGACCAGCGCCTCGTTCCAGCTCGCACCATCGGCGCTGGTCTTGACGCGCCAGTCGTCATCGCCGGCGAGCCCGAATTCGGCGCGGCCCGAATAGCCGGTCTGGAACAAAACGGTGGCGCTGTGGCCGGCGCCTGCCTTGTTGACCTTCACCTGATGGCCGGCGCCGACATTGTCGAACAACACCGCCTCCGAACGCACCACGAGGCGGTTCGTGACATCGGCGGTGGCGTTGACGCCAAGCCGCTGCAGCGAGGTGGCCTCGCCGACCGCGGCCCAGACACCGCCATCGAAGGCAAGGAGCCGTGTCTCGTCCGCCACCCAGGCCAGCCAGCCCCGCCGTGGCACCAGGAAGGCCCAGGCGCCGTCCTGCCAGGCGGCAATCATGCCGGCCTTGCCCGCCCAGGCACCCGTCGGCGAGACAGCGACCAGATAGCGGTCGCCCTCCTGCGGACTTGCCGGCGGTGCGGCGAGGTCACGGTCGAGCACCGCAAGTTGCACGACGGCGTCCAGCCGACGCAACGCCTCATTGTGGATGACGTGTTTCTGGGCTTGCGAAGGAAGGATGTAGGGAAGTTCGAGAAGTTTGGTCTGTTCGCTCATGGCACCCTCTGCGTTTGCCCGATTTTGCGGGCGCGGCAGTGGTGGTGAATAAAATCAAAGGCACGATGTCAGTAGATTTGTCGCAAACGGCTGTTTTCGTGGGGCGAAATTTTTCGCCGACGGTCATGAGAGGTGGGGCGTATTCACATGGCGCCGAGAAGCAATGCGAGCTCATGATTGAACGGGAAGGAATAAGGTTCTGATACGAGACCCGCATGAAACTGCCGCGCTCAACTGCGCAAGATACCACGAAATACGACCTTAAAAAAAAATACACCCGATTTCACTTCATTAAATCACAATCATTCAATATATATAAATTTATACATTAAATCATTGCACGGCGATCGTGAAATTAAATTGCGTAGCAATTTAATTTCACATAACCGGAGTATTATTTGAAAATCCCCTCAACATTCCAATCAACACACAAAACACTGATAGCTCGATCTTCCGCAGTGGCGAACTTCGTTCCGCCCTCGGCCTAAGGGACGCGACGCATACGCCCAACTGCAATTGTAAGCAGCGCTCGCATTCTCAATTGGCAGCAACGGGAGACCAAGGTAGGGTTGGAGTTGTAGCTTAGCGAGAATGAGAGATAGCTGCAAATAGCCCTCCCTCTGTCGCGAATGCTTGCTATTTTCAACGAAAGTTGACTAACACAGGCGCTCTTCCCCTGGCTGCTCAATGGTGCCGGCAAGTGTCGATAATCTGCAGCCGACTTGGTAATGAGATAAATTCAAACATGAAGACATTCGTAATTGCCGAAATCGGCGTAAATCACAATGGAAAGCTGGCACTGGCACTGGAGCTAGTCGAAAAGGCCGCCAACGCCGGCGCACATGCCGCAAAATTTCAAACGTTCAAGGCCGATTCTATTACGGCAAAGAACACAGCAACCGTCGCTTATCAGCAAGTCTCGGGCGCGCAGGATCAGCATGCGATGCTGAAGGATCTGGAACTTAGCGAAGCCGATCACAAGGCAGTTGCCGCTCGCTGTAGAGATTTAGGCATCGAATTTATGTCAACTGCCTTCGACACTGCATCGCTCGACATGCTGTGCGACATCGGCATTCGCCGAATCAAAATCCCCTCCGG
The genomic region above belongs to Mesorhizobium terrae and contains:
- the cysD gene encoding sulfate adenylyltransferase subunit CysD; this encodes MNMALTHLQRLEAESIHIFREVAANFSKPVMLYSVGKDSSVLMHLAMKAFYPAKPPFPFLHVDTTWKFREMIAFRDHMAEKLGFDLLVHVNEDGVRDNINPFDHGSNVHTHVMKTVGLRQALDKYGFDAAFGGARRDEEKSRAKERIFSFRNAAHAWDPKNQRPEMWNIYNTRIAAGESIRVFPLSNWTELDIWQYILQEDIPIVPLYFAKERPVVERDGMLILKDDDRMKLRPGETVENRLVRFRTLGCYPLTGAIESDADTLEAIVGEMLTARTSERQGRLIDRDEAGSMEKKKREGYF
- a CDS encoding DUF2793 domain-containing protein, with amino-acid sequence MSEQTKLLELPYILPSQAQKHVIHNEALRRLDAVVQLAVLDRDLAAPPASPQEGDRYLVAVSPTGAWAGKAGMIAAWQDGAWAFLVPRRGWLAWVADETRLLAFDGGVWAAVGEATSLQRLGVNATADVTNRLVVRSEAVLFDNVGAGHQVKVNKAGAGHSATVLFQTGYSGRAEFGLAGDDDWRVKTSADGASWNEALVADKGTGAVRFPAGVEHAATRKPLSGMILTPGGDGQVSILRLSRTRSQDPRQATLSAVAGSVLTLAANDADLFFDTTMRDVSYVRVWNVSKAAAQPAWIKWNPAANQLQVTSAADVAGWVAGEVVQLGDIAGRPGVPAGFTRGYALDISPMLQNQLGAVFRQAAITFRCDVQGIGTRVGVLLSRDTGAGSFFGGNSLSDGAVNTTMHIVPTTQLSPVSNSNLVYVREDGNGANTLGATTISVCGVWV